A genomic segment from Bacillus cereus G9842 encodes:
- a CDS encoding sigma-54 interaction domain-containing protein — translation MRTEDINFKQIIEMNMLYETLLNELDIGIHIINEESKTIVYNRKMMEIESMDRLDVLYKSPLEVFAFEENKNSTLIEALKFGKTKKNIKQTYFNNKGQEITTINDTFPIIENGKIKGAIEISKEISHLKQTIRIGPSRKQSTKFTFDHIIGDSEAIQSIITEGKRVIRTSSSILLVGETGTGKELFAQSIHNESQRSTKPFISQNCAAIPDTLMESLLFGTNRGAFTGAIDKPGLFEESNGGTLLLDEINSLSPILQAKLLRAIQEKTIRRIGGTHEKEIDVRIIATINEDPFEAIAHDRLREDLYYRLSVVTLCLPPLRERKEDIPALVQHFIKKYNTQFVLNVTDVDVNVSEFFYAYDWPGNVRELEHIIEGSMNLIEDETIITAFHLPTRFREQIKKEFNMQHTLTNHNTDAPKTLKHTIEKMEKNYINQILKENHGNISQAAKFLGLSRQNLQYRIKKLHLHI, via the coding sequence ATGCGTACAGAAGACATTAATTTTAAACAGATCATTGAAATGAATATGCTATATGAAACTTTACTCAATGAACTCGATATCGGGATTCATATTATTAATGAGGAAAGTAAAACGATTGTCTATAACCGCAAAATGATGGAAATTGAATCAATGGATCGCTTAGATGTGCTATATAAAAGTCCTTTAGAGGTATTTGCATTTGAAGAAAATAAAAATAGTACTCTTATAGAGGCATTAAAATTTGGAAAAACAAAGAAAAATATAAAACAAACGTATTTTAACAATAAAGGACAAGAAATTACAACGATTAACGATACTTTCCCTATAATAGAAAATGGAAAAATTAAAGGTGCCATTGAAATATCAAAAGAGATCAGTCACTTAAAGCAAACAATAAGAATAGGCCCTTCTCGAAAACAAAGCACTAAATTTACCTTTGATCACATAATTGGTGATTCTGAAGCAATTCAATCCATCATTACAGAAGGAAAAAGAGTAATTCGTACATCTTCCTCCATACTTCTCGTAGGAGAAACAGGTACTGGTAAGGAACTATTTGCACAAAGCATCCATAATGAAAGTCAGCGTTCAACAAAACCTTTTATTTCACAAAACTGTGCCGCTATACCTGATACCTTAATGGAAAGCCTATTATTTGGTACAAATCGAGGTGCCTTTACAGGAGCAATAGATAAACCAGGTTTATTCGAAGAATCAAACGGAGGAACTTTGTTATTAGATGAAATCAATTCATTAAGCCCAATTCTTCAAGCTAAGTTGCTACGGGCTATACAAGAAAAAACAATAAGAAGAATCGGAGGTACACACGAAAAAGAAATTGATGTTCGTATTATAGCAACTATTAATGAAGATCCCTTCGAAGCCATCGCACATGATCGATTAAGAGAAGACTTATATTACCGATTAAGCGTCGTTACTTTATGTCTTCCGCCTTTACGGGAAAGAAAAGAAGATATTCCAGCTCTTGTTCAGCACTTTATTAAAAAATATAATACTCAATTCGTGCTCAACGTAACCGATGTAGATGTAAATGTAAGTGAATTTTTCTATGCATACGATTGGCCTGGAAACGTACGGGAATTGGAACATATAATTGAAGGTTCCATGAACTTGATAGAAGATGAAACCATCATTACAGCTTTTCATCTTCCTACTCGCTTTCGCGAACAAATAAAAAAAGAATTCAACATGCAGCATACACTAACTAATCACAATACTGATGCACCTAAAACTTTAAAACACACAATAGAAAAAATGGAAAAAAACTACATCAATCAAATTCTTAAAGAGAATCACGGTAACATCTCACAAGCTGCAAAATTTTTAGGATTAAGTAGACAAAATTTACAATATCGAATTAAAAAACTGCATTTACACATATGA
- a CDS encoding serine hydrolase domain-containing protein, translating to MDQEKNNANGKAHRPIVYIKRTIILVLLLSLVYFMYTKIVEHNKKEETLKAAAEMKKQEELKKKEEEKKKQEEQKQKQKEQEEQVKQAQAAEQPTEGPPQEINENAQLDQYLQNAGFSGTAVIVKNGKVLLNKGYGMANKEQQVPNNSETTFYIGSISKAFVATAIMQLKDQKKLQVEDTVAKYIPDFPQGNSIQLKHLLTHTSGIPEYEQGKEDISHEELIKRIGNQKRIGGPGEKWKYSDSNYSILAYIAEKVSGQPLEEYIKQHIFATVGMKHSGFGTELEQTRFPSTGYKIVNNNMTTPNIPSMSQLYGCGDIYTSAHDLYLFNEALFSGKLISKESYDQMFTGGKKDYGFGWYVDPGSYSNHGVMPGWNCLNGFSKSGSVYVVLLSNIQNNIKSFGKVNNDIYTMLRNIEV from the coding sequence ATGGATCAGGAAAAAAATAATGCGAATGGGAAAGCACATCGGCCGATTGTATACATAAAAAGGACAATCATTCTCGTCTTACTATTATCACTTGTATATTTCATGTATACAAAAATTGTTGAGCATAATAAGAAAGAAGAAACTTTAAAAGCGGCAGCAGAAATGAAGAAACAAGAAGAGCTAAAAAAGAAAGAAGAAGAAAAAAAGAAGCAAGAAGAACAAAAACAAAAACAAAAAGAGCAGGAAGAACAAGTGAAGCAAGCGCAAGCTGCGGAACAGCCTACTGAAGGACCACCTCAAGAAATTAATGAAAACGCTCAATTGGACCAGTATTTACAAAACGCAGGATTTAGCGGGACAGCTGTTATTGTGAAGAACGGAAAAGTTCTTCTGAATAAAGGGTACGGTATGGCAAATAAAGAGCAGCAAGTACCCAATAATTCAGAGACGACTTTTTATATTGGTTCTATTTCAAAGGCGTTTGTAGCAACCGCTATTATGCAGTTGAAAGATCAAAAAAAATTACAAGTAGAAGATACTGTTGCGAAGTATATTCCAGATTTTCCACAAGGTAATAGTATTCAGCTAAAACATCTATTAACACATACATCAGGGATTCCAGAATATGAGCAGGGAAAAGAAGATATTTCTCATGAAGAACTGATAAAGCGAATAGGAAATCAAAAGCGTATTGGTGGTCCAGGAGAGAAGTGGAAGTATTCCGATTCGAACTACTCTATACTTGCATACATTGCCGAGAAGGTAAGTGGACAGCCGCTCGAAGAATATATTAAACAACATATTTTTGCTACCGTGGGTATGAAACATTCTGGTTTTGGCACAGAATTAGAACAAACAAGATTCCCATCAACGGGTTATAAAATAGTAAATAACAATATGACAACACCTAATATTCCGAGCATGTCACAACTATATGGTTGTGGTGATATATATACGAGTGCACATGATTTATATTTATTTAACGAAGCACTCTTCTCTGGAAAGTTAATTTCAAAAGAGAGCTATGATCAAATGTTTACAGGCGGAAAAAAAGATTACGGATTTGGATGGTACGTAGACCCAGGAAGTTATTCGAATCACGGTGTAATGCCAGGATGGAATTGCTTAAATGGATTTAGTAAAAGCGGAAGTGTGTATGTCGTTTTATTATCTAACATCCAAAACAACATTAAATCGTTTGGTAAAGTGAATAACGACATTTATACAATGTTGCGGAATATTGAAGTGTAA
- the ytaF gene encoding sporulation membrane protein YtaF, whose translation MSTAGLFSIFLIGIASNLDNAGVGIAYGIRKIRISWFNNFIIAFFGFLFTLLAGFFGNWIALFISEFTANLIGAIVLGIIGVFILCQPFLSQKNTAGSKDDNVLMGILRDPEKADFDGSKTISFSEALVLGVALSINNIAGGFDAGVTNLNLWLTATISGVFSFICISGFGYVGKRYLAEYLGKWATVIAGVLLILIGIDQLL comes from the coding sequence ATGAGTACGGCAGGCTTATTTTCAATTTTTTTAATCGGGATCGCTTCTAATTTAGATAATGCAGGTGTTGGAATTGCGTATGGCATTCGTAAAATTCGTATTTCGTGGTTTAACAATTTTATCATCGCATTCTTTGGATTTTTATTTACTTTATTAGCGGGATTTTTTGGGAACTGGATTGCGTTATTTATTTCAGAGTTTACAGCAAACTTGATTGGAGCAATCGTTTTAGGGATAATCGGGGTGTTTATTTTATGCCAGCCTTTCTTGAGTCAAAAAAATACAGCAGGTTCTAAAGATGATAATGTACTTATGGGAATTTTACGTGATCCAGAAAAAGCAGATTTCGATGGATCTAAAACAATTAGTTTTTCTGAAGCACTTGTTTTAGGGGTTGCATTGTCTATTAATAATATCGCAGGTGGGTTCGATGCTGGAGTAACAAATTTAAACCTTTGGCTTACAGCGACTATTTCTGGGGTGTTTAGTTTTATTTGCATAAGTGGTTTTGGGTATGTAGGAAAACGATATTTAGCAGAATACTTAGGGAAATGGGCGACGGTTATTGCAGGAGTGTTATTAATTCTTATTGGGATTGATCAGTTGTTGTAA
- the nagE gene encoding N-acetylglucosamine-specific PTS transporter subunit IIBC, whose amino-acid sequence MLQFLQRIGKALMLPIAVLPAAGLLLRLGQEDVLNIPVMAQAGAAIFDNLALIFAIGVAIGLSVDGSGAAGLAGAIGYLVMKNTTNALSVTYSTAELNDKLKSVQDLVGSVDPTKLADTMNKVSKAAALTPKINMAILGGIIAGVIAGLLYNKFHKIKLPEWLGFFAGKRFVPIITSIVMLLLGLLFGQIWPTIQTGIDAVSHGIVNLGSIGAGLFGLLNRLLIPIGLHHVMNTYFWFVLGDFTNAAGDLVHGDIARFFAKDPSAGMFMTGFFPVMMFGLPAACFAMIAAAKPEKRKAVTGMLAGLALTSFLTGITEPIEFSFMFLSPVLYGVHAVLTGLSLFITTSLGIRDGFTFSAGAIDYVINFGIATKPVLLAGIGLIYAAIYFAVFYFLIKKFNLKTPGREDDDELVEDVDAPVAGSIGETYVAALGGKENLTVIDNCATRLRLQVKDASQVNEAALKRAGAKGVMKLSDTSVQVIVGTNVESVADDMKKHV is encoded by the coding sequence ATGTTGCAGTTTTTACAACGTATTGGTAAAGCTTTAATGCTTCCGATCGCAGTACTACCAGCAGCAGGATTATTGCTTCGTCTAGGACAAGAAGACGTATTAAACATTCCTGTTATGGCACAGGCCGGTGCAGCAATTTTTGATAATTTAGCACTTATTTTTGCAATTGGTGTTGCAATCGGCTTATCTGTTGACGGTAGTGGTGCAGCTGGTCTTGCAGGTGCAATTGGTTATTTAGTTATGAAGAATACAACTAATGCTTTAAGTGTTACTTACTCAACAGCAGAATTAAATGATAAATTAAAAAGTGTTCAAGATTTAGTCGGTTCAGTAGATCCAACTAAATTAGCAGATACGATGAATAAAGTTTCTAAAGCAGCAGCTTTGACACCAAAAATAAATATGGCTATACTCGGTGGTATTATTGCCGGGGTTATCGCTGGATTACTATACAACAAATTCCATAAGATTAAACTACCAGAATGGTTAGGATTCTTCGCTGGAAAACGTTTCGTACCGATCATTACGTCTATTGTAATGCTTCTTTTAGGATTATTATTTGGTCAAATTTGGCCAACAATCCAAACTGGTATTGATGCAGTGTCACACGGTATTGTAAACCTAGGTTCAATCGGTGCAGGGTTATTCGGATTATTAAACCGTTTATTAATTCCAATCGGTTTACATCACGTAATGAACACTTATTTCTGGTTTGTACTTGGTGACTTTACAAATGCAGCTGGTGATCTTGTTCATGGTGATATTGCTCGTTTCTTTGCAAAAGATCCATCAGCAGGTATGTTTATGACTGGTTTCTTCCCAGTTATGATGTTTGGTTTACCAGCAGCGTGTTTCGCAATGATTGCGGCTGCTAAACCAGAAAAACGCAAAGCAGTTACTGGTATGTTAGCTGGTTTAGCATTAACTTCATTCTTAACTGGTATTACAGAGCCAATCGAATTCTCATTCATGTTCTTATCACCAGTATTATATGGTGTGCATGCAGTATTAACAGGTCTTTCTTTATTCATAACAACATCACTTGGCATTCGTGATGGTTTCACATTTAGCGCAGGTGCTATTGATTATGTTATTAACTTTGGTATTGCAACAAAACCTGTATTATTAGCAGGTATCGGTTTAATTTATGCAGCAATTTACTTTGCAGTATTCTACTTCTTAATTAAGAAGTTCAACTTAAAAACTCCAGGTCGTGAAGATGACGATGAGTTAGTTGAAGATGTGGATGCACCAGTTGCAGGTTCAATTGGTGAAACTTACGTAGCAGCTCTAGGTGGAAAAGAAAACTTAACAGTTATTGATAACTGTGCAACACGTCTACGCTTACAAGTAAAAGATGCTAGTCAAGTAAACGAAGCAGCATTAAAACGTGCCGGTGCAAAAGGCGTTATGAAATTAAGTGACACAAGTGTACAAGTTATCGTAGGTACAAATGTTGAATCTGTTGCCGATGATATGAAAAAACACGTATAA
- a CDS encoding DUF1232 domain-containing protein: MANENPNDRLGKLIKKLLKERALSMRQLGILTNIDPATVSRIINGKQPPKQKHLQKFAECLQVPPQLLFDEMYPDSPHINKEKTDMYTSLDTIQQTLQSSNLFDFDYTTTRVKQELENYERYAQTTEGENRIRDSFASKLEQIDSAGPFIEQLTDMYQQFCNETISKEERAVLGSALLYFILSTDIIPDYLFPIGYLDDAIAVELAKEKLLEMKRKT, translated from the coding sequence ATGGCTAATGAAAACCCGAATGATCGGCTTGGTAAATTAATAAAAAAACTTTTAAAAGAACGCGCCCTATCTATGCGCCAACTAGGAATACTTACAAATATTGATCCTGCAACGGTCTCAAGAATTATTAATGGCAAACAACCGCCGAAACAAAAACATCTACAAAAATTTGCAGAATGTCTTCAAGTTCCACCCCAATTGTTATTTGATGAAATGTACCCTGATTCTCCTCACATAAATAAAGAAAAAACGGATATGTACACATCTCTTGATACCATTCAGCAAACTTTACAATCCTCTAACTTATTCGATTTCGATTACACTACAACTCGCGTAAAACAAGAACTCGAAAATTACGAACGCTATGCCCAGACAACAGAAGGCGAAAATCGTATTCGTGACAGTTTCGCAAGCAAATTAGAGCAAATTGATAGTGCTGGTCCTTTTATTGAACAATTAACAGATATGTATCAACAATTTTGCAATGAAACCATTTCAAAAGAAGAACGTGCAGTTCTTGGGAGCGCATTACTTTATTTCATTTTATCGACAGATATTATTCCCGACTATCTCTTTCCAATTGGCTATTTAGATGATGCGATTGCCGTTGAATTAGCAAAAGAGAAATTACTTGAAATGAAACGAAAGACATAG
- a CDS encoding DUF3969 family protein, whose translation MKLIFQMGKQPVLEKTILLFILSIVESLKLKVVSLDEAHRYIFNLEVLELLMDRNIDDQVLELIHFGMGLEDIHHVLPEELEHTIEELKWLCIQVLSEYSMHEESEQLIEDIR comes from the coding sequence ATGAAACTAATATTTCAAATGGGAAAACAACCTGTTCTTGAAAAAACAATTCTTCTTTTTATATTGAGTATTGTAGAAAGCTTAAAGCTAAAAGTTGTTTCACTCGACGAAGCTCACCGATACATATTCAATTTAGAAGTACTTGAACTATTAATGGACCGGAACATCGATGATCAAGTACTTGAACTTATTCATTTCGGAATGGGACTTGAAGACATTCACCATGTGCTTCCTGAAGAACTTGAGCATACGATCGAAGAATTAAAGTGGCTTTGCATTCAAGTATTAAGTGAGTACAGTATGCATGAAGAATCCGAACAATTAATTGAAGATATACGGTAA
- a CDS encoding acetylornithine deacetylase codes for MNPEVSQLLKQIDSRKEELLELTKTLIRFETPAPPARNTNEAQEFIAEFLRKRNFSIDKWDVYRNDPNVVGVKKGIKSDSYKSLIINGHMDVAEVSANEAWETNPFNPFIKDGWLVGRGAADMKGGLAGALFAIQLLQEAGIELPGDLTFQSVIGEEVGEAGTLQCCKRGYDADFAVVVDTSDLHMQGQGGVITGWITVKSPQTFHDATRRQMIHAGGRLFGASAIEKMLKIVQSLQELERHWAVMKTYEGYPSGTTTINPAVIEGGRHAAFIADECRLWITVHFYPNETHEQIINEIEEYIGKVAAADPWLSENPPQFKWGGESMIVDRGEIFPSLEIDSEHTAVKTLSSVHESILSKNAILDMSATVTDGGWFSEFHIPAVIYGPGTLEEAHSINEKVEVEQLIEFTKVITAFIYEWCHMKK; via the coding sequence ATGAATCCAGAAGTTTCGCAGTTGTTAAAACAAATAGATTCAAGGAAAGAGGAATTACTAGAACTTACAAAAACTTTAATTCGTTTTGAAACACCAGCACCACCAGCGAGAAATACAAATGAAGCGCAAGAATTTATTGCAGAGTTTTTAAGAAAACGAAATTTTAGTATTGATAAATGGGATGTATATCGGAATGATCCGAACGTTGTTGGAGTAAAAAAAGGAATAAAAAGTGACTCATATAAAAGTCTTATTATTAATGGGCATATGGATGTAGCTGAAGTTTCAGCAAATGAGGCGTGGGAAACAAATCCATTTAATCCATTTATAAAAGATGGCTGGTTAGTTGGACGTGGCGCAGCAGATATGAAAGGTGGGTTGGCTGGAGCGCTATTTGCCATTCAACTTTTACAAGAAGCTGGTATTGAATTACCTGGAGATTTAACTTTTCAATCAGTAATTGGAGAAGAAGTTGGAGAAGCAGGTACACTTCAATGCTGCAAAAGGGGTTACGATGCTGATTTTGCAGTCGTAGTGGATACGAGTGATTTACATATGCAAGGGCAAGGCGGTGTCATTACTGGATGGATTACAGTGAAAAGTCCGCAAACGTTTCATGATGCAACGCGTAGACAAATGATCCATGCTGGAGGACGTTTATTTGGAGCGAGTGCGATTGAAAAAATGCTGAAAATTGTGCAAAGCTTACAAGAATTAGAGCGCCACTGGGCAGTCATGAAAACATATGAAGGCTATCCATCTGGAACAACAACAATTAATCCAGCTGTTATTGAGGGAGGAAGGCATGCGGCGTTCATTGCGGATGAGTGCCGATTGTGGATAACAGTGCACTTCTATCCGAATGAAACACATGAACAAATAATAAACGAAATTGAAGAGTATATTGGAAAGGTGGCAGCTGCCGATCCATGGTTAAGTGAAAATCCGCCACAATTTAAGTGGGGCGGAGAATCAATGATTGTAGATCGTGGTGAAATTTTTCCTTCTTTAGAAATAGATAGTGAACATACAGCTGTAAAAACGCTTAGCTCAGTACATGAATCAATTCTTTCTAAAAACGCAATTTTAGATATGTCTGCAACGGTAACGGATGGTGGTTGGTTTAGTGAATTTCATATTCCGGCTGTTATTTACGGACCAGGCACATTAGAGGAAGCTCATTCAATAAATGAGAAAGTAGAAGTAGAGCAGTTAATTGAATTTACAAAAGTAATAACAGCATTTATATATGAATGGTGTCATATGAAAAAATAG
- the glsA gene encoding glutaminase A, whose amino-acid sequence MQCIETNNLQQLLEQVKPYTKKGKLATYIPELGNANPDDLGIAIFHKESEYIHAGNSQTLFTLQSISKVITLALALLDRGEEYVFSKVGMEPTGDPFNSIIKLETTSPSKPLNPMINAGALAITSMLAGKDNEEKTERILHFVREITDNPTINYSSKVANSELETAYLNRSLCYYMKQNGIIDCDIEELMDLYTRQCAVEVNCIDLARIGLIFAMDGYDPYKKKQIIPKHITKICKTFMVTCGMYNESGEFAIRVGIPAKSGVAGGIFGCVKGEMGIGIFGPALDANGNSIAGFKILELLSAQEGWSIF is encoded by the coding sequence ATGCAGTGCATTGAAACAAACAACTTACAACAGTTGTTAGAACAAGTAAAACCATATACAAAAAAAGGAAAACTTGCTACTTATATCCCCGAACTAGGAAATGCAAATCCAGACGATTTAGGGATTGCCATTTTCCATAAAGAATCAGAATATATCCATGCAGGCAACTCACAAACACTATTTACTCTTCAAAGTATTTCCAAAGTAATTACACTTGCCCTTGCCCTTTTAGACCGTGGCGAAGAATATGTATTTTCTAAAGTTGGAATGGAACCAACGGGTGACCCATTTAATTCTATTATTAAGTTAGAAACGACAAGTCCGTCCAAACCCCTTAATCCAATGATTAATGCAGGAGCATTAGCTATTACAAGCATGTTAGCAGGAAAAGATAACGAGGAAAAAACGGAGCGTATCCTTCATTTTGTACGTGAAATAACAGATAATCCTACTATTAATTATTCTTCTAAAGTTGCCAATTCAGAATTAGAGACAGCTTACTTAAATCGTTCACTTTGTTACTATATGAAACAAAACGGAATTATCGATTGTGACATCGAAGAACTTATGGATTTATACACTCGTCAATGTGCAGTTGAAGTAAACTGTATTGATTTAGCACGTATTGGCTTAATTTTTGCAATGGATGGATATGATCCATATAAAAAGAAACAGATTATCCCTAAACATATTACAAAAATTTGCAAAACATTTATGGTCACATGTGGTATGTATAACGAATCTGGTGAATTTGCAATCCGTGTTGGTATCCCTGCAAAAAGTGGTGTAGCCGGTGGCATTTTCGGCTGCGTAAAAGGTGAAATGGGAATCGGTATTTTCGGGCCAGCTTTAGATGCAAACGGAAATAGTATCGCTGGTTTTAAAATTCTTGAACTTCTTTCTGCTCAAGAAGGCTGGAGTATTTTTTAA
- a CDS encoding biotin/lipoyl-containing protein, protein MKTVIEGVYSPCYGKVEKLFVTESSYVYEWEKLALIETIDKQKVEIKIGISGYIESLEVVEGQAIADQKLLITVRDDLLVTGSD, encoded by the coding sequence GTGAAGACAGTTATAGAAGGTGTGTATAGTCCTTGTTATGGAAAAGTAGAGAAGTTATTTGTTACGGAAAGTTCTTACGTATACGAGTGGGAGAAATTAGCGTTAATTGAAACAATAGATAAACAGAAAGTAGAAATTAAGATAGGGATCAGTGGTTATATTGAATCATTAGAAGTAGTAGAAGGACAAGCTATTGCTGATCAAAAGTTATTAATAACAGTAAGGGATGACCTTTTAGTAACAGGCAGTGATTAA
- a CDS encoding amino acid permease → MMDQNQGLKRELKSRHIFMIALGGVIGTGLFLGSGYTIHEAGPGGAIVAYLVGGFVMYLTMLCLGELAVAMPDAGSYQTYATKHISPAAGYVVGWMSWLNWSATIGIELIAVSILMKRWFPDVPSWIWCVVFAVLLFAINALSSRSFAEVEFWFASIKVITIIAFIILGGAAMFGFLDMKGNEPAPMFSSFTDYGGLFPNGLSAILITMIAVNFSFQGTELVGIAAGESENPEKTIPKAINNTVWRILVFFVLSIFILAGLFPWQQAGVIESPFVVVFDKIGIPYAADIINFVIITAVLSVANSGLYATSRMLWSMSNQGMISPIFGKLSKNGVPIYALIVSTIVGCLSLLSGIYAEDTVYLWLLSIAGFGAILVWASIALSNLLARRSYMKRGGDVKDLKFKTPLYPFVPLLALVLNLTVIVGMAFIPEQRMALYCGIPFMIVCLLFYRATRNKGSNVEHIEKTNTTEVENL, encoded by the coding sequence ATGATGGATCAAAACCAAGGATTAAAAAGAGAATTGAAAAGCAGGCACATATTTATGATTGCACTCGGTGGAGTTATTGGTACAGGACTTTTTTTAGGGTCAGGTTATACGATTCATGAAGCTGGACCTGGAGGAGCAATTGTAGCGTATCTTGTCGGTGGATTTGTAATGTATTTAACGATGCTCTGTTTAGGAGAATTAGCTGTTGCGATGCCTGACGCAGGGTCTTATCAAACGTATGCGACAAAGCACATTTCCCCTGCAGCGGGTTATGTAGTGGGATGGATGTCGTGGTTAAACTGGTCTGCTACGATAGGCATTGAATTAATTGCAGTTAGTATTTTGATGAAACGCTGGTTTCCCGATGTACCGTCATGGATTTGGTGTGTAGTGTTCGCAGTACTGCTCTTTGCTATTAATGCGTTATCTTCAAGAAGTTTTGCGGAAGTGGAATTTTGGTTTGCAAGTATTAAAGTAATTACAATTATTGCATTTATTATTTTGGGCGGGGCAGCAATGTTTGGTTTTCTAGATATGAAAGGAAATGAACCAGCGCCAATGTTCTCTAGCTTTACTGATTATGGTGGATTGTTTCCAAATGGATTATCAGCCATTTTAATTACAATGATTGCAGTTAATTTTTCTTTCCAAGGAACAGAATTAGTTGGTATTGCAGCAGGTGAGAGTGAAAATCCAGAGAAAACGATCCCGAAGGCAATTAACAATACAGTTTGGCGTATACTTGTTTTCTTTGTACTATCTATTTTTATTCTTGCTGGACTATTCCCTTGGCAGCAAGCAGGAGTAATAGAAAGTCCATTCGTAGTTGTATTTGATAAAATTGGTATTCCTTATGCAGCAGATATTATAAATTTCGTTATTATTACAGCAGTACTATCCGTTGCGAATTCAGGATTATATGCAACTTCGCGTATGCTATGGTCTATGTCTAATCAAGGAATGATTAGTCCAATTTTTGGCAAGTTATCTAAAAACGGTGTTCCTATTTATGCATTAATCGTAAGCACAATTGTAGGGTGTCTCTCACTACTATCAGGTATTTATGCGGAAGATACAGTTTATTTATGGCTGCTTTCTATCGCTGGGTTCGGAGCGATACTAGTTTGGGCATCTATTGCTTTATCAAATTTATTAGCTAGAAGGTCATACATGAAGCGGGGCGGGGATGTTAAGGACTTGAAATTTAAAACACCATTGTATCCATTTGTACCACTTCTTGCGTTAGTATTAAATTTAACAGTAATCGTTGGCATGGCCTTTATTCCAGAACAAAGAATGGCATTGTATTGTGGTATTCCATTTATGATTGTTTGTTTACTGTTTTATCGTGCTACAAGAAATAAGGGAAGTAATGTGGAGCATATTGAAAAGACAAATACAACGGAAGTAGAGAATTTATAA